The Enterobacter asburiae sequence TCGACAGGGCACCTGACAGCCATACCGGGGTATCGTTGTCCGCCAGCGTCAGCAGCACGCTGGTGGAGGCGAGGTTCAGCGGCAGCCAGCCCTGGGAGAGCTGGTGCAGGGAGACAATCACGCCCGGCTCGCTCATGGCCTTCAGCAGGCGACGAAAACTTTGTTGGGCATCCTGGACGGCCAGGGTAAAAGCAGGTTGAAGCGTCATGCGTTATCTCCGCGAACGAGCGTAAAGAAGTCGACCCGGCTGGTGTTCACTTCGGCCTGACGGGCGGCAACCCGTGCGGCGCGGTCGGCTTCCAGCGGGGCAATAAGGGTTTCCATTAACGTTTGGAAATGCGGGGGTTCCTGCAAAAGGGCGTCGATTACCGCGCAGCGCTCGGCGTGCGCCTTATCGCGACCCAGCACATAGCTGTAGCCCAGCGTACCGCTGTTCAGGCGGATCGCCGCGCGGGTGAGGGTGGCGTCGCCTGCAAAAAAGCGCTGGCCGGTGCCGCCCATCCGCGCCTGGATTTGTACCAGGCCGATTTCCGGCGCGCGGATCGTGTCGTAGTCAGGCGCCAGGCCCAGCGCGTTCATGCGCTCGCGCAGGGCGGCAGGCTGGCAATGGGCCAGCACGCGCATCCAGCGCTGTCGGGTGGAGGTATCGACGTGCATTCAGTGCTCCATGGTGAATTCAATCATGTCGGCGCGGGTCAGGCTGACGGAGTATTCCGTCGCGTTGATCTCGCCGTCACGGTGGTTGAGGGTGCGTACGCAGAGCAGCGGGGCCATGTTGGGAATTTCGAGCACCTTGCTCTCTTTTGCCTGCGCGCGGCGGGCGCTTATGCGCGTCTGGGTGCGCTTGAGGGCGATGCCTGTGGCATCCTGAAGAAAGTCGTGCAGGGAACCGCTGGTAAAGTTTTGCAGTACGGGCCAGAGGGCCAGATCCGCGAAGTAGTGGTCAATCTGGCATACCGCCACGCCGTTGACCCGGCGCAGCGTGCGCAGGTGAATGACGTTGTCACCCTCCTGAATCCCCAGCGCGTCCGCCACGTGGCTGGAGGCCGGGCGCAATACCGAGAGCAGCTTTTCGCTGGTCGGGTGGCTGCCCTGATCCAGCAGGTTCTGGCTAAAGCGCGCCTGGGCGTTAAGCGGGTAGTCGAACGGGCGCATCAGCACCAGCACGCCCACGCCCTGGCGGCGCTGCACCCAGCCGCGCTCGACCAGTTGGTCAATGGCGCGGCGCAGGGTATGGCGATTGACCTCGTAGCGGTCGGCAAGCTGCTGCTCGGCGGGCAGGTAGTCCCCGCAGCGGTAGTGCGTGCGCAGCTCCACTTCGAGCTTTGCCGCAATCTCCTGCCAGCGGGTGGGGTAACTGGTCGGATGTCTGGATAAGTGCATACAAATCAAAGCCTCGCTTCTCAGATGAAGTGCTTACGCAAACGTTGAGAGAGGAAATCCAGCAGGCTGACGGTGACGATGATGAGCACCATCAGGGCGCAGGTTTGCTGGAACTGGAAACCGCGAATCGCTTCCCACAGGGTGACGCCAACCCCGCCTGCGCCCACCATACCCACGACGGTGGCGGAGCGGACGTTGGACTCAAAGCGGTACAGAGAGTAAGAGATCAGCAGCGGCATCACCTGAGGCAGCACGCCATAGAGGATCTCTTCGATTTTGTTGGCGCCGGTTGCGCGGATGCCTTCCACCGGGCCGGGCTCGATGGCTTCGACCGCTTCGGACAGTAGTTTGGAAAGTACGCCGGTGGTGTGGATGAACAGCGCCATGACGCCCGCGAACGGACCCAGGCCAACGGCCACCACGAACAGCATCGCAAAGACCATTTCATTGATGGCGCGGCAGGCGTCCATCAGGCGGCGCATCGGCTGGTAGACCCACCACGGCACGATGTTTTCAGCGCTCATCAGGCCAAACGGAATGGAGAGAATGACGGCAAGGGCAGTACCCCAGACGGCGATTTGCAGAGTGACCGCCATTTCGCTGAGGTAGTCCTGCCACTGGCTGAAGTCCGGCGGGAAGAAGTCGGCGGCGAAGGTGGCCATGTTGCCGGAATCTTTGAAGAGCAGCAGCGGATCCATTTCTGCGCCCTTCCAGGAGATAACCAGCACCGCCAGCAGAATGGCCCAGCTGATGAGCGAGAACCAGCTGCGCTTTGGCGGCGGGAGGGTGATGGTTTGCATGTTGACTCCTTTGGGTTTAGTCCCCTCTCCCTTGAGGGAGAGGGTTAGGGTGAGGGGGGAATGTGCGCGCTGATGCCCTCACCCCGGCCCTCTCCCACAGGGAGAGGGAGAAAAGCACTACTGCACCGCTTTATTCACGCTGGTCATCGCGCCGATCGCGGCGGTGAGGCGGTCGAGGTCTTCCAGTTGAGCCTGGATTTCAGACACTTTGCTGGTCTTCTCCTCGTCCTTCAGCCCTTTGTTGTCCTTCACGGCCTGCATCTGCTTAAACAGAGCCAGCTGGCGAATCGGGACCAGCTGCAGATCGCTGGACGCACGGAACGGCGCCCAGCCCAGACGTTCCAGAACCGCTTTCTCTTCCGGCGTTTTGCCGTAGTTCATAAAGAAGTCGTAGACCTTGTCCTTGGTGCTTTCGGAGAGATTTTTGCGCCAGACGATCGGGTCGCCAGGGATCAGCGGCGATTTCCAGATGACCTTCAGCTCTTTCAGCTTGTCCGGCGCGGAGGTCTTCAGCTTGTCGAGGTTTTCTGTGTTGTTGGTGGCAACGTCCACCTGCTTGTTCG is a genomic window containing:
- the phnG gene encoding phosphonate C-P lyase system protein PhnG; its protein translation is MHVDTSTRQRWMRVLAHCQPAALRERMNALGLAPDYDTIRAPEIGLVQIQARMGGTGQRFFAGDATLTRAAIRLNSGTLGYSYVLGRDKAHAERCAVIDALLQEPPHFQTLMETLIAPLEADRAARVAARQAEVNTSRVDFFTLVRGDNA
- the phnF gene encoding phosphonate metabolism transcriptional regulator PhnF translates to MHLSRHPTSYPTRWQEIAAKLEVELRTHYRCGDYLPAEQQLADRYEVNRHTLRRAIDQLVERGWVQRRQGVGVLVLMRPFDYPLNAQARFSQNLLDQGSHPTSEKLLSVLRPASSHVADALGIQEGDNVIHLRTLRRVNGVAVCQIDHYFADLALWPVLQNFTSGSLHDFLQDATGIALKRTQTRISARRAQAKESKVLEIPNMAPLLCVRTLNHRDGEINATEYSVSLTRADMIEFTMEH
- the phnE gene encoding phosphonate ABC transporter, permease protein PhnE codes for the protein MQTITLPPPKRSWFSLISWAILLAVLVISWKGAEMDPLLLFKDSGNMATFAADFFPPDFSQWQDYLSEMAVTLQIAVWGTALAVILSIPFGLMSAENIVPWWVYQPMRRLMDACRAINEMVFAMLFVVAVGLGPFAGVMALFIHTTGVLSKLLSEAVEAIEPGPVEGIRATGANKIEEILYGVLPQVMPLLISYSLYRFESNVRSATVVGMVGAGGVGVTLWEAIRGFQFQQTCALMVLIIVTVSLLDFLSQRLRKHFI